One segment of Curtobacterium poinsettiae DNA contains the following:
- the opgC gene encoding OpgC domain-containing protein, whose amino-acid sequence MKKPVARAVALLVTFATLLLGGALPASAASVHPAAAVQPAEGSTWFGPDLDWASDSPEGYAGRLGATPSMYGVSVDYPLDRTAKQELLRSARAAATQGAVLVVSLEPDRALGSLDTADTRAVNTVFEDLHDQYDTQVLVRFAPQMNGTWVRWGQQPTEFVRVFRALSTTVHAGTSDALMVWSPGYGAGYPFGESAGRLRNLSPVDVAKADTNGDGQLTGADDPYGPYWPGAEAVDWVGLSMFSYGKGDPTEAAGRAVPLTRSGEVESRFDEDWGYDQPQSDTFYDRFAVADDRPMLLDTGALYNRELQGDAELQVKRSWWRQVLAAVQERPLIRGMTVLEAERREPEAGNRVADWRLTADPAVAESFRADLERSGDFAFGPVTDRVTVQQGNAAISQEYETGGDQMAWIVWLAAGLAIVFLLSGVFGRLLPSWRYPDDGKPGRDLRLDLFRGFIILAVVITHIEIGGPYSYLTLHAVGAITGAEMFVFLSGMVLGMTYPFAVKKFGEWAAAIGAWKRARKQYVVTLVVILVVFALSFVPFLNTDAITTFTDRGTGTGGVEAEGRVYDLYPNAMQLLAYPPPWYAIRQFLLLEMGPWPFNIMGLFVVLSLFIPVFIWVIRRGFWWALLAASWALYVFQALHPDFRPLNSQFEAVFPLLTWQVVFTHGLVLGYYRRQIVGALTGRLGKVLVGIAVGGYAAFLVYVWAGDHFGFTPVPFPATMYESLYNTAYQRVDLQWGRLVDIAFFAIVSYAILTVFWKPIAAAIGWLWIPLGQASLYVFVWQVFFALAIASIPGVPWGDFWIGFVVHTALILLAWYMVRKKFLFSVIPR is encoded by the coding sequence GTGAAGAAGCCCGTGGCCCGCGCGGTCGCCCTCCTCGTCACGTTCGCCACACTCCTGCTCGGTGGTGCGCTGCCGGCGTCGGCTGCGTCCGTGCACCCGGCGGCCGCCGTGCAGCCGGCCGAGGGGTCGACGTGGTTCGGCCCCGACCTCGACTGGGCGAGCGACTCGCCCGAGGGGTACGCGGGGCGGCTCGGCGCGACGCCGTCGATGTACGGGGTGTCCGTCGACTACCCGCTCGACCGCACGGCGAAGCAGGAGCTCCTCCGCTCGGCGCGTGCGGCGGCGACCCAGGGTGCGGTGCTCGTGGTGAGCCTCGAACCCGATCGCGCACTCGGGTCGCTCGACACCGCGGACACCCGTGCCGTCAACACCGTGTTCGAGGACCTGCACGACCAGTACGACACCCAGGTGCTCGTGCGGTTCGCACCGCAGATGAACGGCACGTGGGTCCGCTGGGGCCAGCAGCCCACGGAGTTCGTCCGGGTGTTCCGGGCGCTCTCCACGACCGTGCACGCGGGCACGTCGGACGCGCTCATGGTCTGGTCGCCGGGGTACGGCGCCGGCTACCCGTTCGGCGAGTCCGCCGGGCGGCTGCGGAACCTGTCCCCGGTCGACGTCGCGAAGGCGGACACGAACGGCGACGGACAGCTCACCGGCGCCGACGACCCGTACGGGCCGTACTGGCCGGGGGCCGAGGCCGTCGACTGGGTCGGTCTCTCGATGTTCTCGTACGGCAAGGGCGACCCGACCGAGGCCGCCGGTCGTGCCGTGCCGCTCACCCGCAGCGGTGAGGTCGAGTCGCGGTTCGACGAGGACTGGGGCTACGACCAGCCGCAGTCGGACACGTTCTACGACCGGTTCGCGGTGGCCGACGACCGTCCGATGCTGCTCGACACCGGTGCCCTGTACAACCGTGAGCTGCAGGGCGACGCCGAGCTCCAGGTCAAGCGGAGCTGGTGGCGGCAGGTGCTCGCCGCCGTGCAGGAGCGTCCGCTGATCCGGGGCATGACCGTGCTCGAGGCGGAGCGACGCGAGCCCGAGGCCGGCAACCGCGTGGCCGACTGGCGACTCACCGCGGACCCGGCCGTCGCGGAGTCCTTCCGCGCCGACCTCGAGCGGTCCGGCGACTTCGCCTTCGGCCCGGTCACCGACCGCGTGACCGTGCAGCAGGGCAACGCCGCGATCTCGCAGGAGTACGAGACCGGCGGCGACCAGATGGCGTGGATCGTCTGGCTGGCCGCCGGGTTGGCGATCGTGTTCCTGCTGAGCGGGGTGTTCGGGCGGCTCCTGCCGAGCTGGCGCTACCCCGACGACGGCAAGCCCGGCCGTGACCTGCGGCTCGACCTGTTCCGCGGGTTCATCATCCTCGCCGTGGTGATCACCCACATCGAGATCGGCGGGCCGTACTCGTACCTCACGCTGCACGCCGTCGGGGCGATCACCGGCGCCGAGATGTTCGTGTTCCTGTCCGGCATGGTCCTCGGCATGACGTACCCGTTCGCCGTGAAGAAGTTCGGCGAGTGGGCGGCGGCCATCGGGGCGTGGAAGCGCGCGCGCAAGCAGTACGTCGTCACGCTCGTGGTGATCCTGGTGGTCTTCGCGCTGAGCTTCGTCCCGTTCCTGAACACCGACGCCATCACCACGTTCACCGACCGCGGGACGGGCACCGGCGGCGTCGAGGCCGAGGGCCGGGTCTACGACCTGTACCCGAACGCGATGCAGCTGCTCGCCTACCCGCCGCCCTGGTACGCGATCCGCCAGTTCCTGCTGCTCGAGATGGGGCCGTGGCCGTTCAACATCATGGGCCTGTTCGTGGTGCTGAGCCTGTTCATCCCGGTGTTCATCTGGGTGATCCGCCGCGGGTTCTGGTGGGCGCTCCTCGCCGCCAGCTGGGCGCTGTACGTGTTCCAGGCGCTCCACCCCGACTTCCGTCCGCTGAACTCGCAGTTCGAAGCGGTCTTCCCCCTGCTCACCTGGCAGGTCGTGTTCACCCACGGGCTCGTGCTCGGCTACTACCGACGGCAGATCGTCGGTGCGCTCACCGGGCGCCTCGGCAAGGTCCTGGTCGGCATCGCCGTCGGCGGGTACGCGGCGTTCCTGGTCTACGTCTGGGCGGGCGACCACTTCGGGTTCACACCGGTGCCGTTCCCGGCGACGATGTACGAGTCGCTGTACAACACGGCGTACCAGCGGGTGGACCTGCAGTGGGGCCGCCTGGTGGACATCGCGTTCTTCGCGATCGTGTCCTACGCGATCCTCACCGTGTTCTGGAAGCCCATCGCCGCCGCTATCGGCTGGCTCTGGATCCCGCTCGGGCAGGCGAGCCTGTACGTCTTCGTCTGGCAGGTGTTCTTCGCCCTGGCGATCGCGTCGATCCCCGGAGTGCCGTGGGGCGACTTCTGGATCGGGTTCGTGGTGCACACGGCGCTGATCCTGCTGGCCTGGTACATGGTCCGCAAGAAGTTCCTGTTCTCGGTCATCCCGCGCTGA
- a CDS encoding response regulator: MRVLLVDDHALVRSGLRAVLGTTDDCEVVGEAATGEAAVSLVPTLQPDVVVMDLSMPGAGGVEATRQVRALLPSVRVLVVTTFSDDHRVRAALAAGATGYLLKDAAPDDVVAAVRAAARDETPIDPRVARALLPGTAAGAAVDRDPELPPRERDVLVRIARGMSNRQIGAELGIAERTVKVHVGSLFRRIGVADRTSAALWARDHGW; encoded by the coding sequence TTGAGGGTCCTGCTGGTCGACGACCACGCGCTGGTCCGGAGCGGGCTGCGCGCGGTGCTCGGGACGACGGACGACTGCGAGGTCGTCGGCGAGGCAGCCACCGGCGAAGCAGCGGTGTCGCTCGTGCCGACGCTCCAGCCCGACGTCGTCGTGATGGACCTGTCGATGCCCGGTGCGGGCGGTGTGGAGGCGACCCGGCAGGTGCGGGCGCTCCTGCCGTCGGTCCGGGTCCTCGTCGTCACGACGTTCTCGGACGACCACCGGGTGCGGGCCGCGTTGGCGGCCGGCGCGACGGGCTACCTGCTCAAGGACGCCGCGCCCGACGACGTGGTCGCGGCGGTCCGTGCCGCAGCGCGCGACGAGACGCCGATCGACCCCCGGGTGGCCCGGGCGCTCTTGCCCGGAACAGCCGCCGGAGCCGCGGTGGACCGGGACCCGGAGCTCCCACCCCGTGAACGGGACGTGCTCGTCCGGATCGCCCGAGGCATGTCGAACCGGCAGATCGGCGCGGAGCTCGGCATCGCGGAGCGGACCGTGAAGGTGCACGTCGGCTCGCTGTTCCGGCGCATCGGCGTCGCGGACCGCACGAGCGCGGCACTGTGGGCGCGCGACCACGGGTGGTGA
- a CDS encoding ATP-binding protein yields the protein MHGQRSSDSDTAAEPVVLVAADPRRQTGRTPWRLVLVGVVLAAVVGGAAVATAGTLVAQRIAESFAVRDATSDTAALARVVVEPALLDAVADPLRPAVDRAAARTRLDDAVAGELRAGSAVRMKLWAADGTVLWSDERRLVGERFPLSDEDLEALESDRSDAEVSDLTEPENRYERGHGPLLEAYQAVHTPSGEALLFEAYQPYDQVLARAADLRRSFAVLAFGTVAVVLALLVPLLLGLLLRIRSGQRLRERLLGRALDAEAAERRRMAAELHDGPVQDVAGLALSLGADPATRDAATVLRGAVSSLRTSMATIRPAAPTPEGLGAALDDVCARARAAGLATTVRVPDVVEASSAALLAVVRFVREAVWNVVKHAEATRVDVTVTQAGGSVRVVVHDDGAGFDPAVVVEGGRTGHLGTTLLREVAEDTGGSLLLRTAPGAGTTWDLEVPVDAEALR from the coding sequence GTGCACGGACAACGGTCGTCGGACAGTGACACGGCGGCGGAGCCGGTCGTGCTCGTCGCGGCAGACCCGCGCCGGCAGACCGGCCGGACACCCTGGCGACTCGTCCTGGTCGGCGTCGTGCTCGCCGCGGTCGTCGGCGGCGCCGCGGTCGCGACCGCCGGCACCCTGGTGGCGCAGCGCATCGCGGAGTCGTTCGCCGTCCGTGACGCGACCAGCGACACCGCGGCGCTCGCACGCGTCGTGGTCGAACCCGCACTGCTCGACGCGGTCGCCGACCCGTTGCGGCCGGCCGTCGACCGGGCTGCCGCACGGACGCGCCTGGACGACGCGGTGGCCGGTGAGCTGCGCGCCGGATCGGCCGTTCGGATGAAGCTCTGGGCGGCCGACGGCACGGTGCTCTGGTCGGACGAACGTCGACTGGTCGGCGAGCGCTTCCCGCTGTCCGACGAGGACCTGGAGGCGCTGGAGTCGGACCGCTCCGACGCCGAGGTGTCGGACCTGACCGAGCCGGAGAACCGCTACGAGCGCGGGCACGGGCCGCTGCTCGAGGCGTACCAGGCGGTGCACACGCCGTCCGGCGAGGCGCTGCTGTTCGAGGCGTACCAGCCGTACGACCAGGTGCTCGCGCGCGCCGCGGACCTGCGGCGGTCGTTCGCCGTCCTGGCGTTCGGCACGGTGGCCGTGGTGCTCGCGCTCCTGGTGCCGCTGCTGCTCGGGTTGCTGCTGCGGATCCGTTCCGGGCAGCGCCTGCGGGAGCGGCTGCTCGGTCGCGCACTCGACGCCGAGGCCGCGGAACGCCGACGGATGGCCGCCGAACTGCACGACGGACCGGTGCAGGACGTCGCCGGACTCGCGCTGTCCCTCGGTGCCGATCCCGCCACGCGCGACGCCGCCACGGTGCTCCGGGGTGCGGTGTCGTCGCTGCGGACCTCGATGGCGACGATCCGGCCAGCGGCTCCGACGCCCGAGGGACTCGGCGCCGCCCTCGACGACGTCTGTGCCCGCGCGCGTGCTGCGGGGCTCGCGACCACCGTGCGGGTGCCGGACGTCGTCGAAGCGTCCTCCGCCGCGCTGCTCGCGGTCGTGCGCTTCGTCCGTGAGGCCGTCTGGAACGTCGTCAAGCACGCCGAAGCGACCCGGGTGGACGTCACGGTGACGCAGGCCGGCGGCTCGGTCCGGGTGGTCGTGCACGACGACGGGGCGGGCTTCGACCCCGCCGTGGTCGTCGAGGGCGGCCGCACCGGACACCTCGGCACCACCCTGCTGCGCGAGGTCGCCGAGGACACCGGCGGGTCCCTGCTGCTCCGGACCGCGCCGGGTGCCGGCACCACCTGGGACCTCGAGGTCCCCGTCGACGCGGAGGCCCTGCGTTGA
- a CDS encoding Gfo/Idh/MocA family protein: protein MSPLRVLQVGAGGMGRAWLATVAADPEVELVGIVDLDLDAARAGAELAGDPSIPVGTDLTVLAAETGAEAVLDITVPVAHHPVTLQALRAGLPVLGEKPAAQTVAEALSLAAAAEATGKLFMVSQSRRYNDQLVAFRQHVRDLGAVGGLSTRFAKAPHFGGFREEMDDVLLLDMAIHAFDSARYVLERDPVSVYCESWNPSWSWYRGDAAAAAVFTFEDDVRYVYDGSWCAPGAETSWNGDWRASGAAGTALWDGDHDPSSDLDGTPGSPAAAPSVGHEIAGSLASFVRAVRSGEVPDGEVHGNVMSLTMVDAAITSARSGRRVVIDEVLEQAHRDALTAEQDVAIRDRLAGWESVRGALRERLPAS from the coding sequence GTGAGCCCCCTCCGCGTCCTGCAGGTCGGCGCCGGCGGGATGGGGCGGGCCTGGCTCGCCACCGTCGCCGCCGACCCCGAGGTCGAGCTGGTCGGCATCGTCGACCTCGACCTCGACGCCGCCCGCGCCGGGGCCGAGCTCGCCGGCGACCCGTCGATCCCGGTCGGCACGGACCTGACGGTGTTGGCCGCCGAGACCGGTGCCGAGGCCGTCCTCGACATCACCGTGCCGGTCGCGCACCACCCGGTCACCCTGCAGGCGCTCCGAGCCGGGCTCCCCGTGCTCGGCGAGAAACCGGCCGCACAGACCGTCGCCGAGGCGCTGTCACTCGCCGCCGCCGCCGAGGCCACCGGCAAGCTGTTCATGGTGTCGCAGTCCCGTCGCTACAACGACCAGCTCGTCGCGTTCCGGCAGCACGTCCGCGACCTCGGCGCCGTGGGTGGGCTGAGCACCCGGTTCGCGAAGGCCCCGCACTTCGGTGGTTTCCGCGAGGAGATGGACGACGTCCTGCTGCTCGACATGGCCATCCACGCCTTCGACTCCGCCCGGTACGTGCTCGAACGCGACCCGGTGTCGGTGTACTGCGAATCGTGGAACCCCTCGTGGTCCTGGTACCGGGGCGATGCGGCGGCCGCAGCCGTCTTCACGTTCGAGGACGACGTCCGCTACGTCTACGACGGTTCGTGGTGCGCGCCAGGTGCCGAGACCTCGTGGAACGGCGACTGGCGTGCCTCCGGAGCGGCCGGTACGGCGCTCTGGGACGGCGACCACGACCCGTCGAGCGACCTCGACGGCACACCGGGGTCCCCGGCAGCGGCGCCGTCGGTCGGGCACGAGATCGCCGGTTCGCTGGCGTCCTTCGTCCGGGCGGTCCGCTCGGGCGAGGTGCCGGACGGCGAGGTGCACGGCAACGTGATGAGCCTGACCATGGTCGACGCGGCCATCACCTCGGCCCGCAGCGGCCGCCGCGTCGTCATCGACGAGGTGCTCGAACAGGCGCACCGGGACGCGCTGACCGCCGAGCAGGACGTCGCGATCCGCGACCGCCTGGCCGGGTGGGAGTCGGTCCGCGGCGCCCTGCGCGAGCGGCTCCCCGCTTCGTGA
- a CDS encoding ThuA domain-containing protein: MTTTPLRITVWGENVHEQVEQHVAERYPDGMHGAIADGIREHLPEAVVRTATMQEPEHGLTDEVLANTDVLTWWGHAAHQDVDDAVVDRVHRHVLSGMGLLVLHSGHWSKIFGKLMGTTCTLRWRSEHDQELVWTVNPQHPITRGVPNPIVIPEQEMYGEYFDVPTPDELVFISGFTGGEVFRSGMTYRRGLGKIFYFSPGDQDFPVYHHPDVRRVIANGAEWARPEREREIPTLRRYDLGEYFDGQHYRGPFDDAEPEPAEPTASQPAAERDGAQA, encoded by the coding sequence ATGACCACCACCCCGCTCCGCATCACCGTCTGGGGCGAGAACGTCCACGAACAGGTCGAGCAGCACGTCGCCGAGCGGTACCCCGACGGCATGCACGGCGCGATCGCGGACGGCATCCGCGAGCACCTGCCCGAGGCCGTCGTCCGGACCGCCACCATGCAGGAGCCCGAGCACGGCCTCACCGACGAGGTCCTCGCGAACACCGACGTCCTCACCTGGTGGGGGCACGCAGCACACCAGGACGTCGACGACGCCGTGGTCGACCGGGTGCACCGGCACGTGCTCTCCGGCATGGGGCTGCTCGTCCTGCACTCCGGCCACTGGTCGAAGATCTTCGGCAAGCTGATGGGCACCACCTGCACCCTCCGCTGGCGCAGCGAGCACGACCAGGAACTCGTCTGGACCGTCAACCCGCAGCACCCGATCACCCGCGGGGTGCCGAACCCGATCGTCATCCCGGAGCAGGAGATGTACGGCGAGTACTTCGACGTCCCGACGCCCGACGAGCTGGTGTTCATCTCGGGCTTCACGGGCGGCGAGGTGTTCCGGAGCGGCATGACGTACCGCCGCGGCCTCGGGAAGATCTTCTACTTCTCCCCCGGTGACCAGGACTTCCCCGTGTACCACCACCCGGACGTCCGCCGCGTGATCGCGAACGGCGCCGAGTGGGCGCGGCCCGAGCGCGAACGGGAGATCCCGACGCTCCGCCGCTACGACCTGGGCGAGTACTTCGACGGGCAGCACTACCGCGGTCCGTTCGACGACGCCGAGCCCGAGCCCGCCGAACCGACGGCCAGCCAGCCGGCGGCCGAGCGCGACGGGGCGCAGGCGTGA
- a CDS encoding carbohydrate ABC transporter permease, with protein MTDAAPTNDLLRTRAVVTRGTRRPVRPTSAKQWVLSGVGILILAVMLFPVYWMINISLQPAGSAIEAAWFPINAQLGGYAQAIADQGGALVTSLGIALGSVVVSLLIATPASYALAQFKVKGINAVLFGILISQMIPGIVVANALYAAYNDLGLLNTVPGLILADSTAGVPFAILIMRAFMQNIPPSIIEAAKVDGAGNFRAFRSVVVPISANALITAGLFTFLFTWSDFLFALTLTTTEDVRPITLGIYNYIGTFTADWSTVMAAAVMASIPAIVLLLVAQKFIAAGATGGAVK; from the coding sequence ATGACTGACGCAGCGCCGACCAACGACCTCCTCCGGACCCGCGCGGTGGTCACCCGCGGCACCCGGCGACCCGTCCGTCCCACGAGCGCGAAGCAGTGGGTGCTGTCCGGCGTCGGGATCCTGATCCTCGCCGTGATGCTGTTCCCCGTCTACTGGATGATCAACATCTCGCTGCAGCCGGCCGGTTCCGCGATCGAGGCCGCCTGGTTCCCGATCAACGCGCAGCTCGGCGGTTACGCGCAGGCGATCGCCGACCAGGGCGGCGCCCTGGTCACGAGCCTGGGGATCGCCCTGGGCAGTGTCGTCGTCAGCCTGCTCATCGCGACGCCGGCGTCCTACGCGCTCGCCCAGTTCAAGGTCAAGGGCATCAACGCGGTGCTGTTCGGCATCCTCATCTCGCAGATGATCCCCGGCATCGTCGTCGCGAACGCCCTGTACGCGGCGTACAACGACCTCGGTCTGCTCAACACCGTGCCGGGGCTGATCCTGGCCGACAGCACCGCCGGCGTGCCCTTCGCGATCCTGATCATGCGGGCGTTCATGCAGAACATCCCGCCGTCGATCATCGAGGCCGCGAAGGTCGACGGTGCCGGCAACTTCCGGGCCTTCCGCTCGGTCGTCGTGCCCATCAGTGCCAACGCCCTGATCACCGCCGGACTGTTCACGTTCCTGTTCACCTGGAGCGACTTCCTGTTCGCCCTGACCCTCACCACCACCGAGGACGTCCGGCCGATCACGCTCGGCATCTACAACTACATCGGCACCTTCACCGCCGACTGGTCGACCGTCATGGCCGCCGCGGTGATGGCCTCGATCCCCGCCATCGTGCTGCTGCTCGTGGCGCAGAAGTTCATCGCCGCCGGGGCCACCGGCGGCGCAGTCAAGTGA
- a CDS encoding carbohydrate ABC transporter permease — translation MTSTATPVAPRRAAGDGAPAPSRRPRPGRSLRFERIAQLLFLLPAVLFLLLFFGYPVVKNIVMSFQAYTTSTFYTGEAPWVGLANYASVVSSQLFGTAMLNTALFTIGSIVGQFVLGLLLALFFRRNFPLSGLLRSLLLLPWLLPLIVSSAVWKWMLDQDSGVVNQFLGTFGIPSVPWLTSPAVALITVIAVNIWIGIPFNTTILYGGLQDIPTELYEAAALDGATGWKAFWAITWPMLRPVVSVTLVLGVVYTIKVLDIILGLTNGGPANATQTIATQSYDLSFKQFDFGQGAALSNILIVISALFAIVYLRLNRKAVDD, via the coding sequence ATGACGAGCACCGCGACCCCCGTCGCCCCACGGCGGGCCGCCGGGGACGGAGCACCCGCTCCGTCCCGGCGGCCCCGCCCGGGCCGCTCGCTGCGCTTCGAACGGATCGCGCAGCTGCTGTTCCTGCTGCCGGCCGTCCTGTTCCTGCTGCTGTTCTTCGGCTACCCGGTGGTCAAGAACATCGTCATGAGCTTCCAGGCGTACACGACGTCGACGTTCTACACGGGCGAGGCCCCGTGGGTCGGCCTGGCGAACTACGCCTCGGTCGTCTCGTCACAGCTGTTCGGCACGGCGATGCTCAACACGGCGCTGTTCACGATCGGGTCGATCGTCGGCCAGTTCGTCCTCGGCCTGCTGCTCGCCCTGTTCTTCCGCCGGAACTTCCCGCTGTCCGGCCTCCTGCGCTCGCTGCTCCTGCTGCCCTGGCTGCTGCCGCTCATCGTCTCGAGCGCGGTCTGGAAGTGGATGCTCGACCAGGACTCGGGCGTCGTCAACCAGTTCCTCGGCACCTTCGGCATCCCGTCGGTCCCGTGGCTGACGAGCCCCGCCGTGGCGCTCATCACCGTCATCGCGGTGAACATCTGGATCGGGATCCCCTTCAACACCACGATCCTGTACGGCGGTCTGCAGGACATCCCCACCGAGCTGTACGAGGCAGCGGCACTCGACGGCGCGACCGGGTGGAAGGCCTTCTGGGCGATCACCTGGCCGATGCTGCGACCGGTCGTGAGCGTCACGCTCGTGCTCGGCGTCGTCTACACGATCAAGGTGCTCGACATCATCCTCGGGTTGACGAACGGCGGTCCGGCGAACGCCACCCAGACCATCGCGACCCAGTCCTACGACCTGTCGTTCAAGCAGTTCGACTTCGGTCAGGGCGCCGCGCTGAGCAACATCCTCATCGTGATCTCCGCCCTGTTCGCGATCGTCTACCTCCGCCTCAACAGGAAGGCCGTCGATGACTGA
- a CDS encoding ABC transporter substrate-binding protein — MKPRHRRTPQVLSAVAMLAAVPLVLAGCSGGSSASSGGKVDSITVLDYYNQGNDKKVIGEYLDKCGAENDVTIKRSLVPGSSLIQKVLQQASSKTLPDVLMLDNPDLQQIAETGALSPLSDYDISTDGYAKGVLQAGTYEDEVYGLAPTVNTIALFYNKKVLSEAGVTPPKTWDELQSAAAKLTKGDQYGFAVDANATYEGTWQFLPFMWSNGGDEKDIATPETEEALSLWKGLVDDGSMSKSVVNWTQADVNDQFMAGKAAMMINGPWQIPGLKESKVDYGIAQIPVQSASDKAVAPLGGEVWTVPNTGDKAKQAVAAKIVDCMNSDANQLAMAKLRYTIPSKTDVAQQFGKDVPEEQVFVDLVADARARTGELGADWPKAATKIYTAVQSALTGQDSPADALQNAQSSN; from the coding sequence ATGAAGCCTCGACACCGCAGGACGCCTCAGGTCCTCAGCGCGGTCGCCATGCTGGCGGCCGTCCCCCTCGTCCTCGCCGGTTGTTCCGGTGGCTCGTCCGCGAGCTCCGGCGGCAAGGTGGACTCCATCACCGTGCTCGACTACTACAACCAGGGCAACGACAAGAAGGTCATCGGCGAGTACCTCGACAAGTGCGGGGCCGAGAACGACGTCACCATCAAGCGCAGTCTGGTGCCCGGCTCGTCGCTCATCCAGAAGGTCCTGCAGCAGGCGTCGTCGAAGACCCTGCCGGACGTCCTGATGCTCGACAACCCGGACCTGCAGCAGATCGCCGAGACCGGTGCGCTGTCGCCGCTGTCCGACTACGACATCTCGACCGACGGGTACGCCAAGGGCGTGCTGCAGGCCGGCACCTACGAGGACGAGGTCTACGGCCTCGCCCCCACCGTGAACACCATCGCGCTCTTCTACAACAAGAAGGTGCTGTCCGAGGCAGGTGTCACCCCGCCGAAGACGTGGGACGAGCTGCAGTCCGCCGCGGCGAAGCTGACGAAGGGCGACCAGTACGGGTTCGCCGTCGACGCCAACGCCACCTACGAGGGCACCTGGCAGTTCCTGCCGTTCATGTGGTCGAACGGCGGCGACGAGAAGGACATCGCGACCCCGGAGACCGAGGAAGCACTGTCGCTCTGGAAGGGCCTGGTCGACGACGGCTCGATGTCGAAGAGCGTCGTGAACTGGACCCAGGCCGACGTGAACGACCAGTTCATGGCCGGCAAGGCCGCGATGATGATCAACGGCCCGTGGCAGATCCCCGGTCTGAAGGAGTCGAAGGTCGACTACGGGATCGCCCAGATCCCCGTGCAGTCGGCCAGCGACAAGGCCGTGGCCCCGCTCGGTGGCGAGGTCTGGACCGTCCCGAACACCGGTGACAAGGCGAAGCAGGCCGTCGCGGCGAAGATCGTGGACTGCATGAACAGCGACGCCAACCAGCTCGCGATGGCGAAGCTGCGGTACACGATCCCCTCGAAGACCGACGTCGCGCAGCAGTTCGGCAAGGACGTCCCCGAGGAGCAGGTGTTCGTCGACCTCGTCGCCGATGCCCGCGCCCGCACGGGCGAGCTCGGTGCCGACTGGCCCAAGGCCGCGACGAAGATCTACACGGCCGTGCAGTCGGCGCTGACCGGGCAGGACTCGCCGGCCGACGCCCTGCAGAACGCGCAGTCGAGCAACTGA
- a CDS encoding LacI family DNA-binding transcriptional regulator, which translates to MATMQQVADRAGVSIATVSFVVNGNKRVSADTRARVTAAMRELGYRNNVVARALASRRTRILALVFPVLEHRLGQTALQFFTSAASRASELGYHLVLWPAVTTADDVQDLISGGLADGVVVMEVTMHDPRIARLAELEVPFVAIGRTADPSGISYVDIDFERTVEDALDHLTGLGHRRIGLVVEDLDGTTMADYGPKVRSEAAFHAGIERRGLIGTVVAAGASAEGGRRAAADLLVRDPDVTAAIIMKDDSNFGLVSGLRAGGRRVPADVSVIAIVSSDGAGAATEPVLTTLNAPGPELGRLAVESLVDRLEGGSTERTHTLIPCALHLADSTAPAPA; encoded by the coding sequence ATGGCGACGATGCAGCAGGTCGCCGACCGAGCGGGCGTCTCGATCGCGACGGTGTCCTTCGTCGTGAACGGCAACAAGCGCGTGTCCGCCGACACCCGTGCCCGGGTCACGGCGGCGATGCGCGAGCTGGGCTACCGGAACAACGTGGTCGCCCGGGCGCTGGCATCGCGCCGCACCCGGATCCTCGCGCTCGTGTTCCCGGTGCTCGAGCACCGACTCGGCCAGACCGCGCTGCAGTTCTTCACGAGTGCCGCGAGCCGCGCCTCGGAGCTCGGGTACCACCTGGTGCTCTGGCCGGCGGTGACGACGGCGGACGACGTGCAGGACCTCATCTCGGGCGGTCTCGCCGACGGGGTCGTGGTGATGGAGGTCACGATGCACGACCCCCGGATCGCCCGGCTGGCCGAGCTCGAGGTCCCGTTCGTCGCGATCGGCCGCACCGCCGACCCCTCGGGCATCTCGTACGTCGACATCGACTTCGAGCGCACCGTCGAGGATGCCCTCGACCACCTCACCGGGCTCGGGCACCGTCGGATCGGGCTCGTGGTCGAGGACCTCGACGGCACCACCATGGCCGACTACGGGCCGAAGGTCCGCTCCGAGGCGGCGTTCCACGCCGGCATCGAGCGCCGCGGCCTGATCGGCACCGTGGTCGCCGCCGGTGCCTCCGCCGAGGGCGGGCGCCGTGCGGCGGCGGACCTGCTGGTGCGCGACCCCGACGTCACGGCCGCGATCATCATGAAGGACGACTCGAACTTCGGGCTCGTCAGCGGGTTGCGGGCCGGCGGGCGCCGGGTCCCCGCGGACGTCTCCGTCATCGCGATCGTGTCCTCCGACGGCGCCGGGGCCGCGACCGAACCGGTGCTCACGACGCTGAACGCCCCCGGCCCGGAGCTCGGCCGCCTGGCGGTCGAGTCGCTGGTCGATCGCCTGGAGGGCGGCAGCACCGAGCGCACGCACACGCTCATCCCGTGCGCTCTGCACCTGGCCGACTCGACGGCCCCCGCCCCCGCCTGA